A single window of Candidatus Eisenbacteria bacterium DNA harbors:
- a CDS encoding sulfotransferase, translated as MLAPPQKPLGLRVVNAAGGALRALGLPLVRLDEASLLAEASRRAGLDDFGDDAFRDPLQRLLASLETEANLTLIGRIAARKDIVRLLENRLHMQDEHRRHPEIATGAVTAPLFILGLPRTGTSILHELMAQDPSNRVPMTWEVMHPWPPPDAVTFDTDPRIAAVERHFAGVDRVLPDFKKMHPMGALLPQECVALTAHDFATLINHTTHRVPSYQAWLESTDLVWVYRSHRRQLQYLQWKAPATRWALKSPGHLWALDALITVYPDARIVQTHRDPLKVAASLASLVTVLRSLASDAIDPREIADDWTRRLARGLEHTMRVRTERPLPASQVYDVHFAEFMRDQIGMVRQIYAHFDMTLSDEAEARMRRFLAQNPAEKHGRHTYTLGAAGLDVEAERRRYANYQQHFGIASEAQA; from the coding sequence GTGCTCGCCCCTCCGCAGAAGCCGCTCGGGCTCCGCGTCGTCAACGCGGCCGGCGGGGCGCTCCGCGCCCTCGGCCTGCCGCTCGTCCGCCTCGACGAGGCGTCACTGCTCGCCGAGGCATCGCGCCGCGCCGGCCTCGACGATTTCGGCGACGACGCCTTCCGCGATCCGCTGCAGCGGCTCCTCGCGTCGCTCGAGACCGAGGCCAACCTGACGCTCATCGGTCGCATCGCCGCGCGCAAGGACATCGTCCGACTGCTCGAGAACCGGCTGCACATGCAGGACGAGCACCGCCGCCATCCGGAGATCGCGACGGGAGCCGTGACCGCCCCGCTCTTCATCCTGGGGCTCCCCCGCACCGGCACATCGATCCTGCACGAGCTCATGGCCCAGGACCCGTCGAATCGCGTGCCGATGACGTGGGAGGTGATGCACCCGTGGCCGCCGCCGGACGCCGTCACCTTCGACACCGACCCGCGCATCGCCGCCGTCGAGCGCCACTTCGCGGGGGTCGACCGCGTCCTGCCCGACTTCAAGAAGATGCACCCCATGGGCGCGCTCCTGCCCCAGGAGTGCGTCGCACTCACGGCGCACGACTTCGCGACGCTCATCAACCACACGACCCATCGCGTTCCGAGCTACCAGGCCTGGCTCGAGTCGACCGATCTCGTCTGGGTGTACCGGTCGCATCGGCGCCAGCTCCAGTACCTGCAGTGGAAGGCACCGGCGACCCGCTGGGCGCTGAAGTCGCCCGGGCACCTGTGGGCGCTCGACGCGCTCATCACGGTATATCCCGACGCGCGCATCGTGCAGACGCACCGCGATCCCCTGAAGGTTGCCGCATCGCTCGCAAGCCTCGTCACGGTTCTGCGGAGCCTCGCTTCCGACGCGATCGATCCGCGCGAGATCGCCGACGACTGGACGCGGCGCCTGGCGCGCGGTCTCGAGCACACGATGCGCGTGCGCACTGAGCGCCCGCTCCCGGCCTCGCAGGTGTACGACGTGCATTTCGCCGAGTTCATGCGCGACCAGATCGGCATGGTGCGGCAGATCTACGCGCACTTCGACATGACGCTCTCGGACGAGGCCGAGGCGCGCATGCGCCGTTTTCTCGCCCAGAACCCGGCCGAGAAGCACGGCCGCCACACCTACACGCTCGGGGCGGCCGGGCTCGACGTCGAGGCCGAGCGGCGGCGCTACGCCAACTACCAGCAGCACTTCGGCATCGCGTCCGAGGCACAGGCATGA
- the epsC gene encoding serine O-acetyltransferase EpsC has translation MSAQHPSELEDVITEVAASYGGGRLIDSLGTATLPSKRQVIEALTHLKAAMYLGYYATGSLDESKLRFTVASHLYPAYEILVEQIRRAVSYVGFRTAGEPRAAEWPKAVTVELLRDIPTIRTRLSKDVLAAFQGDPAANSVEEIIFSYPSIEAITVHRIAHELHTRGVPMLPRIMAEHAHSLSGIDIHPGAKIGDSFFIDHGTGVVIGETCVIGANVKIYQGVTLGALSVERGPAGRGKQRHPTIEDNVTIYAGATILGGQTVIGAGSVIGGNVWLVESVPPGSHITFEDGPRR, from the coding sequence ATGAGCGCACAGCACCCGAGCGAGCTCGAGGACGTCATCACCGAGGTCGCGGCGAGCTACGGCGGGGGCCGGCTGATCGACAGCCTCGGCACCGCGACCCTGCCGAGCAAGCGCCAGGTGATCGAGGCCCTGACGCACCTGAAGGCCGCCATGTACCTGGGCTACTACGCCACCGGCTCGCTCGACGAGAGCAAGCTGCGCTTCACGGTGGCCTCGCACCTCTATCCCGCCTACGAGATCCTGGTCGAGCAGATCCGGCGCGCCGTGAGCTACGTCGGCTTCCGGACGGCGGGCGAGCCGCGGGCGGCCGAGTGGCCCAAGGCGGTGACGGTCGAGCTCCTCCGCGACATCCCGACCATCCGGACGCGGCTCTCGAAGGACGTGCTGGCGGCCTTCCAGGGCGACCCGGCCGCGAACAGCGTCGAGGAGATCATCTTCAGCTATCCCTCAATCGAGGCGATCACCGTGCACCGCATCGCGCACGAGCTGCACACGCGCGGCGTGCCGATGCTGCCGCGCATCATGGCCGAGCACGCACATTCCCTGTCCGGCATCGACATCCATCCGGGCGCGAAGATCGGCGATTCGTTCTTCATCGACCACGGCACCGGCGTCGTCATCGGCGAGACCTGCGTCATCGGCGCGAACGTGAAGATCTATCAGGGCGTCACGCTGGGCGCGCTCAGCGTGGAGCGCGGTCCCGCGGGGCGCGGCAAGCAGCGCCACCCGACCATCGAGGACAACGTCACGATCTACGCCGGCGCCACCATCCTCGGCGGGCAGACGGTGATCGGCGCCGGCTCGGTGATCGGCGGCAACGTCTGGCTGGTCGAGTCGGTGCCGCCCGGCAGCCACATCACGTTCGAGGACGGACCACGGCGCTGA
- a CDS encoding RecQ family ATP-dependent DNA helicase: MLQSPEAEIVQPHEMIDEVRRVARERFGLSRLHREQERAILSVLGGRDTLLILPTGGGKSLCYQLPSVLLPRPTVVVSPLLALLEDQHQKLVEYGIPAIRLDSTVGVTERREALARLKDGGSLLVLTTPETLAGNELGSLLEQNPPGLVAVDEAHCISEWGHDFRPAYLALGQRVAKLQAGHVLALTATATQPVRDDIIRYLGLRDPEVIVASPHRHNLVFEVRHVRGDEKLRQLAKLARRLPRPGIIYCSTTKAVEDVWLGLRLIKIPTARYHGKMTDKDRTEHQARFMHKGKRIVMVATSAFGLGIDKPDIRYIVHYQAPASLERYLQEAGRAGRDGHQARCILLFDESDLAIQEHLLALSRLSPALLGKFGRAIAAYAGEDRDANIEELALSAGISQRAATSIVTALVEAGIAERVGDRVRALGELDTLVERVESLRSRFEVLRREDDRRLRAISEYANETGCRSQMLRRYFGDVDPRPCGRCDLCRANGLAEPGRGRRRRRRGRGGDRHPAPVGGQPSGSPEQPLAAQGRRPESHHDFPDPRRRRRRRRGRRGAGDGAAQPQVAKPVAPPLMVLEPLGADADELAAELGAPGLPPLAGSDVPPPIPGQQPGHHPGGGRRRRRRRRRRGHGQHPAAAATPAQT; this comes from the coding sequence ATGCTCCAAAGTCCCGAAGCCGAGATCGTGCAGCCGCACGAGATGATCGACGAGGTGCGCCGCGTCGCGCGCGAGCGCTTCGGCCTCTCGCGCCTGCATCGCGAGCAGGAGCGCGCGATCCTCTCGGTGCTCGGGGGCAGGGACACCCTCCTCATCCTGCCGACCGGCGGCGGGAAGTCCCTCTGCTACCAGCTCCCGTCCGTCCTGTTGCCCCGCCCGACGGTCGTCGTCTCGCCGCTGCTCGCGCTGCTGGAGGATCAACACCAGAAGCTCGTCGAGTACGGCATCCCGGCCATCCGTCTCGACAGCACGGTCGGCGTGACCGAGCGGCGCGAAGCGCTGGCGCGCCTGAAGGACGGCGGTTCGCTGCTCGTCCTCACCACGCCCGAGACGCTCGCCGGCAACGAGCTCGGGAGCCTGCTCGAGCAGAACCCGCCGGGCCTCGTCGCCGTCGACGAGGCGCACTGCATCTCGGAGTGGGGCCACGACTTCCGCCCCGCCTACCTGGCGCTGGGCCAGCGCGTCGCGAAGCTCCAGGCCGGCCACGTGCTGGCGCTGACTGCGACGGCCACGCAGCCGGTCCGCGACGACATCATCCGCTACCTCGGCCTGCGCGACCCCGAGGTCATCGTCGCCTCGCCCCATCGCCATAACCTGGTCTTCGAGGTGCGGCACGTGCGCGGCGACGAGAAGCTGCGCCAGCTCGCGAAGCTCGCGCGCCGCCTGCCGCGTCCGGGCATCATCTATTGCTCGACGACCAAAGCGGTCGAGGACGTGTGGCTCGGGCTCCGCCTGATCAAGATCCCCACCGCCCGCTACCACGGCAAGATGACCGACAAGGACCGCACCGAGCACCAGGCGCGGTTCATGCACAAGGGCAAGCGCATCGTCATGGTCGCGACGAGCGCCTTCGGCCTCGGGATCGACAAGCCGGACATCCGCTACATCGTGCACTACCAGGCGCCGGCGTCGCTCGAGCGCTACCTGCAGGAGGCCGGCCGCGCCGGACGCGACGGGCATCAGGCCCGCTGCATCCTCCTCTTCGACGAGAGCGACCTCGCGATCCAGGAGCACCTGCTCGCGCTCTCGCGTCTCTCGCCGGCCCTGCTCGGGAAGTTCGGGCGCGCGATCGCCGCCTACGCCGGCGAGGACCGCGACGCCAACATCGAGGAGCTCGCGCTCTCGGCCGGCATCTCGCAGCGTGCCGCCACCTCCATCGTGACGGCGCTGGTCGAGGCCGGCATCGCCGAGCGCGTGGGCGATCGCGTGCGGGCCCTCGGCGAGCTCGACACGCTCGTCGAGCGGGTCGAGAGCCTGCGCTCGCGCTTCGAGGTGCTGCGCCGTGAAGACGATCGGCGCCTGCGCGCGATCAGCGAGTACGCCAACGAGACGGGCTGCCGCAGCCAGATGTTGCGGCGCTACTTCGGCGACGTCGATCCGCGTCCGTGCGGTCGCTGCGATCTTTGCCGCGCGAACGGTCTCGCCGAGCCCGGTCGCGGCCGGCGCCGCCGGCGCCGGGGTCGCGGCGGCGACCGTCATCCGGCGCCGGTTGGGGGGCAGCCGTCGGGTTCGCCGGAGCAGCCGCTCGCCGCGCAGGGACGCCGGCCCGAATCGCACCACGACTTCCCGGACCCACGCCGGCGCCGCCGGCGCCGGCGCGGTCGCCGCGGTGCCGGAGACGGTGCTGCCCAGCCGCAGGTGGCGAAGCCGGTGGCGCCGCCCCTGATGGTCCTCGAGCCGCTCGGCGCCGACGCGGACGAGCTAGCGGCCGAGCTCGGAGCACCCGGCCTGCCACCCCTCGCCGGCAGCGACGTACCGCCGCCGATACCCGGGCAGCAGCCCGGTCATCACCCCGGGGGCGGTCGCCGGCGCCGTCGCCGCCGCCGTCGCCGCGGCCACGGCCAGCATCCGGCCGCCGCGGCCACACCCGCTCAGACGTAG
- a CDS encoding ABC transporter permease gives MDGLRAALRELGRRRLRTTLTCAGIAIGVTALVLLGALSEKMDRLVRGGRDFATGQITVSGAGSGGATGGLTRGGLVSADQLAALQAVPGVEAVAPIVMFPVGDGPPPLPFTLAPLVFGIDVERLWMNRSTGPPRVAAGRLVPRPGADEVVIGSQVARSTGLAVGGTLTVRGRAFDVIGVLEPTFTGPDSFVFMPFPIAEQLLVESEPLLRRLALVPGSKVLPVATAAAAFWKDGEDPEAVAARVREQVSGVSVLSPADARLQVDRALVFLRALVLGSAIVALVVAALAVANTMVTAVVERRREIGLRRVVGATRGQVVRALVLEATAIGAAGGLLGAGTGMVVASALNAVTERLGAPIFLLTVRLLAGAIVLPAALAALAGLWPARRAVRLAPTDALRYV, from the coding sequence ATGGACGGCCTGCGGGCAGCGTTGCGCGAGCTCGGCCGGCGTCGCCTGCGCACCACGCTCACCTGCGCCGGGATCGCGATCGGCGTGACCGCGCTCGTGCTCCTGGGCGCGCTCAGCGAGAAGATGGATCGCCTCGTCCGTGGCGGCCGCGACTTCGCGACCGGTCAGATCACGGTGAGCGGCGCCGGAAGCGGGGGCGCGACCGGCGGCCTCACGCGCGGAGGGCTCGTGTCGGCCGATCAGCTCGCCGCCCTGCAGGCGGTTCCGGGCGTGGAAGCCGTCGCGCCCATCGTGATGTTCCCGGTCGGCGACGGACCGCCGCCACTGCCCTTCACCTTAGCGCCGCTCGTGTTCGGGATCGACGTCGAGCGGCTGTGGATGAACCGCTCGACCGGGCCGCCGCGCGTCGCCGCCGGCCGGCTCGTTCCGCGCCCCGGCGCCGACGAGGTCGTGATCGGCAGTCAGGTCGCACGCAGCACGGGGCTCGCGGTCGGCGGGACGCTGACCGTCCGCGGACGGGCTTTCGACGTCATCGGGGTGCTCGAGCCCACCTTCACGGGCCCGGACAGCTTCGTGTTCATGCCCTTCCCGATCGCCGAGCAGCTCCTGGTCGAGAGCGAGCCCCTGCTCCGTCGGCTGGCGCTGGTGCCCGGCTCGAAGGTGCTGCCGGTCGCGACCGCGGCGGCCGCCTTCTGGAAGGACGGAGAGGACCCCGAAGCCGTGGCCGCGCGGGTGCGGGAGCAGGTGTCGGGCGTGTCGGTCCTCTCGCCGGCCGACGCGCGTCTGCAGGTCGACCGGGCGCTCGTCTTCCTGCGGGCCCTAGTGCTGGGGAGCGCGATCGTCGCGCTCGTCGTCGCCGCGCTCGCGGTTGCCAACACCATGGTGACCGCGGTCGTCGAGCGACGCCGCGAGATCGGGCTCCGGCGCGTCGTCGGCGCGACGCGCGGGCAGGTCGTGCGCGCGCTCGTGCTCGAAGCGACGGCGATCGGTGCTGCGGGCGGCCTCCTCGGCGCCGGCACGGGCATGGTCGTCGCGAGCGCGCTCAACGCCGTGACGGAGCGGCTGGGCGCGCCGATCTTCCTGCTCACCGTGCGCCTGCTCGCGGGTGCGATCGTGCTCCCCGCTGCGCTGGCCGCTCTCGCCGGGCTCTGGCCGGCCCGCCGTGCCGTGCGGCTCGCGCCGACGGACGCGCTTCGCTACGTCTGA
- a CDS encoding heparinase II/III family protein has translation MELASIEGARRDKSGATTLPGRLRSALTARGWVRRPEPRVRFGQPVFPGVASLGPAQRDAAAAFVAEAAAVRKGTVTHLGRSVRFGKQVDWFPRGTSPAWQQALNAHDELLAIAVAGATAADPAERRAWYDLAKGLVRDWMRQVPAGHPVAWTVPPLARRLRNHLLMSALFATELRGDVETRRELLVSLYDQAGALVAATAKHAPGPWLVAAGQALLLAGRFFDGMEARSWIEAATVLLWGRLRDQGRDDGAQESRSPGWQAFVLAEYLGVLAILRADNDDIPVWGRKHVKGMTDALARIVQPGGLLPEFGPTPVDGTWPVAELLATAAVVLHDPAFAQAPELPGIWPLLLLGESGRRTYAGFTRSGEIVPEARAVRRTGYYVLAGGPGDMMVLDGGAHPCSDGSAVFGYELAVGGLPLVVGSRVTLEEDGAVPGHARTRRARNVLVPARLSGEPEGEIEGRFTVREGVQYFLGTAKGFAGLGADIQYRRRVFCLPGRFWFVCDEITGRGTFAGETLVHFHPDVTVRAACAGKPVVTIARSGASAVSVLVTGVRSVGLVGGATKPDTQGWYATAPGVWAPAPAVVLRVNGSLPLTIAYALVPGEEGATGEIAVESDAFELRAGVRLGATVYEITAVQDEVGLLVRPA, from the coding sequence GTGGAGCTCGCGAGCATCGAGGGCGCGCGGCGCGACAAGTCCGGGGCGACGACGTTGCCGGGCCGGTTGCGCTCGGCGCTCACCGCGCGTGGCTGGGTCCGACGACCCGAGCCGCGGGTCCGCTTCGGACAACCGGTGTTTCCGGGGGTGGCCTCGTTGGGCCCCGCGCAGCGGGACGCCGCCGCGGCGTTCGTCGCCGAGGCCGCGGCGGTCCGCAAGGGAACCGTCACGCACCTCGGCCGGAGCGTCCGGTTCGGGAAGCAGGTGGATTGGTTCCCGCGCGGCACGAGCCCGGCGTGGCAGCAGGCCCTCAACGCGCACGACGAGCTGCTCGCGATCGCCGTCGCCGGCGCGACCGCGGCCGACCCGGCCGAGCGCCGCGCCTGGTACGACCTCGCGAAGGGATTGGTGCGCGACTGGATGCGCCAGGTGCCGGCGGGACACCCCGTCGCCTGGACTGTCCCGCCGCTCGCGCGACGGCTCCGCAACCACCTCCTCATGAGCGCGCTCTTTGCGACCGAGCTTCGCGGCGACGTCGAGACGCGGCGCGAGCTGCTGGTGAGCCTCTACGACCAGGCGGGCGCGCTAGTGGCGGCGACCGCGAAGCACGCGCCCGGCCCGTGGCTCGTCGCCGCCGGCCAGGCGCTGCTGCTCGCCGGCCGGTTCTTCGACGGCATGGAGGCGCGGAGCTGGATCGAAGCCGCGACGGTGCTCCTCTGGGGCCGCCTGCGCGATCAGGGACGCGACGACGGTGCGCAGGAGAGTCGCTCGCCGGGCTGGCAGGCATTCGTCCTCGCCGAGTACCTGGGCGTCCTCGCCATCCTGCGCGCCGACAACGACGACATCCCGGTCTGGGGTCGCAAGCACGTGAAAGGCATGACCGACGCCCTCGCGCGCATCGTCCAGCCGGGTGGCCTCCTTCCCGAGTTCGGGCCGACGCCCGTCGACGGCACCTGGCCCGTGGCGGAGCTCCTCGCGACGGCGGCGGTCGTGCTGCACGATCCGGCTTTCGCGCAGGCGCCGGAGCTGCCGGGCATCTGGCCACTCCTGCTGCTCGGCGAGAGCGGCCGCCGGACGTACGCCGGGTTCACCCGTTCGGGCGAGATCGTTCCCGAAGCGCGCGCGGTGCGGCGCACGGGCTATTACGTGCTGGCCGGCGGGCCCGGGGACATGATGGTCCTCGACGGCGGCGCACACCCGTGCTCGGACGGATCGGCGGTCTTCGGCTACGAGCTCGCCGTCGGCGGGCTGCCGCTCGTCGTCGGCTCGCGCGTGACGCTGGAAGAGGATGGGGCGGTCCCCGGGCACGCGCGCACGCGACGTGCCCGCAACGTGCTCGTGCCGGCGCGCCTCAGCGGCGAGCCGGAGGGCGAGATCGAAGGCCGCTTCACCGTACGCGAGGGCGTGCAGTACTTCCTCGGGACGGCCAAAGGCTTCGCGGGCCTCGGCGCCGACATCCAATACCGGCGTCGGGTGTTCTGCCTCCCGGGTCGCTTCTGGTTCGTGTGTGACGAGATCACGGGCCGCGGGACCTTTGCCGGCGAGACGCTCGTCCACTTCCATCCCGACGTCACGGTGCGCGCGGCGTGCGCGGGGAAGCCGGTGGTCACGATCGCGCGCTCCGGGGCGTCGGCGGTCTCGGTCCTCGTCACCGGCGTGCGCAGCGTCGGCCTGGTCGGCGGAGCGACCAAGCCCGACACGCAGGGATGGTACGCGACCGCCCCGGGCGTGTGGGCGCCTGCCCCCGCCGTCGTGCTCCGCGTGAACGGGTCGCTGCCGCTCACGATCGCCTACGCGCTCGTGCCGGGCGAAGAGGGCGCAACCGGCGAGATCGCGGTGGAGAGCGACGCCTTCGAGCTGCGCGCGGGTGTACGACTCGGCGCCACGGTCTACGAGATCACGGCCGTGCAGGACGAGGTCGGGCTTCTCGTCCGACCCGCCTGA